One genomic region from Anabaena sp. PCC 7108 encodes:
- a CDS encoding CopG family transcriptional regulator has translation MTNKKWAVKRITVNLATQEAEKLEKYCQQTGRPATDVIRELIRGLPLSEEAKEKG, from the coding sequence ATGACAAATAAAAAATGGGCCGTTAAACGTATAACTGTTAACCTAGCAACACAGGAAGCGGAAAAATTAGAAAAATATTGTCAACAGACTGGTAGACCCGCTACTGATGTAATTAGAGAACTCATTAGAGGTTTACCTCTCTCTGAAGAGGCTAAGGAAAAAGGCTAA
- a CDS encoding iron-sulfur cluster assembly accessory protein, translated as MTQATQAKQRGILLSESALHQVKSLQGKQGQDLCLRVGVRQGGCSGMSYMMDFEDSSKITPQDEVFDYDGFKIVCDPKSLLYLYGLMLDYSDAMIGGGFQFTNPNASQTCGCGKSFGV; from the coding sequence ATGACACAAGCGACTCAAGCTAAACAACGCGGTATTCTGTTGAGCGAATCAGCATTACACCAGGTAAAATCTCTTCAAGGCAAGCAAGGACAAGATTTATGTTTACGGGTAGGAGTCCGTCAAGGTGGTTGCTCCGGGATGTCTTACATGATGGATTTTGAGGACAGTAGTAAGATCACCCCTCAGGATGAAGTTTTTGATTATGATGGCTTCAAAATTGTCTGCGACCCCAAGAGCCTACTATACCTCTATGGTTTAATGCTCGATTATAGTGATGCCATGATCGGTGGTGGGTTTCAATTCACTAACCCTAATGCCTCCCAAACCTGCGGTTGCGGCAAGTCATTTGGTGTGTAA
- a CDS encoding TIGR01777 family oxidoreductase — MKVAITGATGFVGSRLVKRLQDEGHRVLVFSRNTGLAHKVFPSQAFPNLEILAYTPGVSGAWQDTIAGCDGVVNLAGEPIAEERWTPERKQKILNSRKLGTQKIVEAIAKVNPQPTVLVNASAIGYYGTSETATFDENSPSGRDFLAQVCQEWEAEAQKVKDAGVRLVILRFGIVLGNGGALGKMITPFKLFAGGPIGSGRQWFSWIHIDDIVNLILQALTKPEMEGIYNATAPKPVRMTELSTTMGQVMNRPSWLPVPSFALEAMLGDGAIVVLEGQQVLPKRTLTSGFQYKYPNLPTALKQILE, encoded by the coding sequence ATGAAAGTAGCAATTACTGGAGCAACAGGATTTGTCGGTAGTCGTTTAGTAAAACGGCTACAAGATGAAGGTCATAGAGTACTAGTTTTCAGCCGGAATACTGGCCTTGCCCATAAGGTGTTTCCCTCTCAGGCTTTCCCAAATTTAGAAATATTAGCCTATACACCCGGTGTATCTGGTGCTTGGCAAGATACTATTGCTGGTTGTGATGGTGTGGTAAATTTGGCTGGAGAACCTATTGCTGAGGAACGTTGGACACCAGAACGTAAGCAGAAAATTCTCAATAGCCGCAAACTCGGTACACAAAAAATTGTGGAAGCTATAGCTAAGGTTAATCCTCAGCCAACTGTGTTAGTCAACGCTTCGGCTATTGGCTACTATGGAACTAGTGAAACTGCTACTTTTGATGAAAATAGCCCTTCTGGTAGAGATTTTCTGGCTCAAGTCTGCCAAGAATGGGAAGCAGAAGCACAAAAAGTGAAAGATGCTGGTGTGCGGTTGGTAATTTTGCGATTTGGCATTGTTTTGGGTAATGGTGGTGCTTTGGGGAAAATGATTACCCCTTTTAAACTCTTTGCCGGTGGACCTATTGGTAGTGGTCGGCAGTGGTTTTCATGGATTCATATAGACGATATAGTTAACTTAATTCTGCAAGCTTTAACTAAGCCAGAAATGGAGGGTATATATAATGCTACTGCTCCCAAACCTGTGCGAATGACAGAGTTGAGTACAACTATGGGACAGGTAATGAATCGTCCTTCTTGGTTGCCTGTGCCGTCTTTTGCTTTAGAAGCTATGTTAGGAGATGGGGCAATAGTAGTGTTAGAAGGTCAGCAAGTTCTCCCCAAACGCACTTTAACATCAGGTTTTCAGTACAAATATCCAAATTTGCCAACAGCACTAAAGCAAATTCTTGAATAA
- a CDS encoding M48 family metallopeptidase: MTIPIEELFDTGLERYKAGESVESLIPVFKEVCDRSPKTSSAWICLAWLYLLDNKANLAYKAANKAVKLNPQDPQARINLALAMLETGQKGLREHIDFAQQLIFVNQEWEDEIKGSIADGLSRKPDWQSLEKVKKWLFEK; this comes from the coding sequence ATGACTATACCAATTGAAGAACTGTTTGACACAGGTTTAGAACGTTATAAAGCCGGAGAATCAGTAGAATCGCTCATTCCGGTATTTAAAGAAGTGTGCGATCGCTCTCCTAAAACTAGTTCGGCTTGGATTTGTCTGGCTTGGTTATATCTACTCGATAACAAAGCCAACTTAGCCTACAAAGCTGCAAATAAAGCAGTCAAGTTAAATCCACAAGACCCACAAGCCAGGATTAATCTGGCCTTAGCTATGCTAGAAACAGGTCAAAAAGGTTTGCGCGAACACATCGATTTTGCACAACAGTTGATATTTGTCAACCAAGAATGGGAAGATGAAATTAAAGGTAGCATTGCCGATGGTTTAAGCAGAAAACCAGATTGGCAGAGTTTAGAAAAAGTCAAAAAATGGCTATTTGAAAAATAA